A single window of Oxyura jamaicensis isolate SHBP4307 breed ruddy duck chromosome 3, BPBGC_Ojam_1.0, whole genome shotgun sequence DNA harbors:
- the SOCS5 gene encoding suppressor of cytokine signaling 5, producing the protein MDKVGKMWNNFKYRCQNLFSHEGGSQNENVVVSSSSCSSAKDKAIQITGVAQHQPSSPLRENIALQLGLSPSKNSARRNQNCVTEIPQIVEISIEKENDSCITTGARLARRDSYSRHAPWGGKKKHSCSTKTQSSLDTEKRFGRTRSGLQRRERRYGVSSVHDMDAVSNRTVGSRSLRQRLQDTVGLCFPMRTYSKQSKPLFSNKRKIHLSELMLEKCPFPAGSDLAQKWHLIKQHTAPVSPHSTFFDTFDPSLVSTEDEEDRLRERRRLSIEEGVDPPPNAQIHTFEATAQVNPLYKLGPKLAPGMTELTGDKNLTPPGNCDSEEDTTTLCLQSRRQKQRQMSGENHGHISRQGAWKVHTQIDYIHCLVPDLLQITGNPCYWGVMDRYEAEALLEGKPEGTFLLRDSAQEDYLFSVSFRRYNRSLHARIEQWNHNFSFDAHDPCVFHSSTVTGLLEHYKDPSSCMFFEPLLTVSLNRTFPFSLQYICRAVICRCTTYDGIDDLPLPSMLQDFLKEYHYKQKVRVRWLEREPIKTK; encoded by the coding sequence ATGGATAAAGTGGGAAAGATGTGGAACAATTTCAAATACAGGTGCCAGAATCTCTTCAGTCATGAAGGTGGaagccaaaatgaaaatgtggtgGTGAGCTCCAGTAGTTGCTCATCTGCTAAAGACAAAGCTATCCAGATAACTGGAGTGGCCCAACATCAACCCAGCAGCCCTTTGAGAGAAAACATTGCTTTGCAACTAGGTTTAAGTCCTTCCAAGAATTCAGCAAGGCGGAACCAAAACTGTGTCACAGAAATTCCTCAGATTGTTGAAATAAGCATTGAGAAAGAGAATGACTCATGTATCACCACGGGAGCTAGGCTTGCTCGAAGGGACTCTTATTCTCGGCATGCTCCTTGGGGTGGGAAGAAGAAACATTCCTGCTCTACCAAAACCCAGAGCTCCTTGGATACTGAAAAAAGATTTGGTAGAACGCGAAGTGGTTTGCAGAGGCGGGAGAGAAGGTATGGGGTGAGTTCTGTCCATGATATGGATGCAGTGTCAAACAGGACAGTAGGCAGCCGCTCTCTGCGTCAGCGTCTACAGGATACTGTTGGGCTGTGTTTTCCCATGAGAACTTACAGCAAACAGTCCAAACCTCTGTTTTCTAACAAAAGAAAGATCCACCTCTCTGAACTGATGCTTGAGAAATGCCCTTTTCCTGCAGGCTCCGATCTGGCTCAGAAGTGGCACCTGATtaaacagcacacagctccTGTGAGTCCACATTCAACCTTTTTTGACACATTTGATCCTTCCTTGGTCTCCACGGAGGATGAAGAAGACCGGCTGCGAGAGAGACGCAGACTCAGTATTGAAGAAGGGGTGGATCCCCCTCCCAACGCCCAAATACATACTTTTGAAGCCACAGCACAGGTTAATCCATTGTATAAACTGGGACCAAAGCTAGCCCCCGGTATGACTGAGCTGACCGGGGACAAAAATCTAACCCCTCCAGGAAACTGTGACTCTGAAGAGGACACAACAACGCTCTGCCTGCAGTCACGCAGGCAGAAGCAGCGTCAGATGTCTGGAGAGAACCACGGCCACATCAGcaggcagggggcttggaaggTGCACACTCAGATAGACTACATCCATTGCCTTGTGCCAGACTTACTTCAGATCACAGGTAACCCCTGCTACTGGGGCGTGATGGACCGCTATGAAGCAGAAGCACTTCTGGAGGGTAAGCCCGAAGGCACTTTTTTGCTCAGGGATTCTGCGCAAGAGGACTACCTCTTCTCTGTGAGCTTCCGTCGATATAACCGATCGCTACACGCACGCATTGAGCAGTGGAATCACAATTTCAGTTTCGATGCCCACGATCCCTGTGTGTTTCACTCCTCCACTGTTACAGGGCTTCTGGAACACTACAAAGACCCAAGCTCTTGCATGTTCTTTGAACCATTGCTTACCGTGTCCCTGAACAGGACCTTCCCCTTTAGTCTGCAGTATATCTGCCGGGCAGTAATCTGCAGGTGCACTACGTATGACGGAATTGATGACCTTCCTCTACCTTCGATGTTGCAAGACTTTCTAAAGGAGTATCACTATAAACAAAAAGTCAGGGTGCGATGGCTGGAGCGGGAACCTATAAAAACAAAGTAA